The Malus domestica chromosome 10, GDT2T_hap1 genome contains a region encoding:
- the LOC139188608 gene encoding uncharacterized protein has product MILDCLKKSLSNKKGKCPDKLPRYLWAYRTTKQRVTGETHFSLEFGSKAIIHPNVIVPSISTFLPSIEHNRNEMAINLDMAKEKREKVITHIAAYRQQLLSSYNKEAKIRQFQPGDLILRKVFITARRVGSKKIDHIWESPYKISKVGGKGSYNLTTINDKKIEKQWNVYNLGKYHALPPTTLKPED; this is encoded by the coding sequence ATGATTcttgactgcctcaagaaatccctctctAACAAGAAAGGAAAATGCCCAGACAAACTTCCCAGATATTTATGGGCCTATCGCACAACCAAACAACGAGTAACCGGTGAGACTCATTTCTCCTTAGAATTTGGTTCaaaagcaatcattcatcccaatgtcatcgtgccaagtaTCAGTACTTTCCTGCCAAGCATCGAGCATAACAGAAATGAGATGGCCATAAACTTAGATATGGCAAAGGAGAAACGTGAGAAAGTCATCACCCACATTGCAGCCTACCGGCAGCAGCTTCTCTCCAGCTATAACAAAgaggccaagatccggcagttccagccTGGAGATCTAATCCTAAGAAAAGTCTTTATCACTGCTCGCAGAGTAGGCTCTAAAAAGATAGATCACATCTGGGAAAGTCCATACAAGATCAGCAAAGTAGGCGGCAAGGGTAGTTACAACCTCACCACCATAAAcgacaaaaagatcgaaaaacaGTGGAACGTCTACAATCTGGGGAAGTACCATGCGTTACCTCCCACTACATTAAAGCCTGAAGACTGA